A genomic window from Vitis riparia cultivar Riparia Gloire de Montpellier isolate 1030 chromosome 16, EGFV_Vit.rip_1.0, whole genome shotgun sequence includes:
- the LOC117933458 gene encoding histone-lysine N-methyltransferase ATXR6, whose protein sequence is MASSQTRTLRRRRTQASKPISQSPVKSLSKSQIDDYYSDAVCEECGSGDAADELLLCDKCDRGFHLFCLRPIIVSVPKGPWFCPSCSSQKKLKYFPLVQTKIVDFFRIQRSTESTQKLNYDSQKRRKRSSSLVVSKKKRKLLPFNPTEDPLRRMEQMASLATALTATRTEFSNELTYIPGMAPKSANRAVLEHGGMQVLSKEDTETLNLCKSMMGRGEWPPLMVVFDPKEGFTVEADRFIKDLTIITEYVGDVDYLKNRENDEGDSMMTLISANEPLRSLVICPDKRGNIARFINGINNHTPDGKKKQNVKCVRFEVNGECRVLLIASRDIPKGERLYYDYNGYENEYPTQHFV, encoded by the exons ATGGCTTCTTCACAAACCAGAACCCTTCGTAGACGCCGAACCCAAGCTTCAAAACCCATATCTCAATCTCCTGTGAAGTCCCTCTCAAAGTCCCAGATCGACGACTACTACAGCGATGCCGTCTGCGAAGAATGCGGCTCTGGTGACGCCGCCGACGAGCTGCTCCTGTGTGACAAGTGCGATCGGGGGTTTCATCTATTTTGCCTTAGACCCATCATCGTTTCTGTGCCCAAAGGGCCATGGTTCTGCCCTTCGTGCTCCAGTCAGAAGAAGCTCAAGT ATTTTCCTCTGGTCCAAACCAAAATTGTTGATTTCTTTCGGATTCAGAGGTCAACAGAATCAACACAAAAGCTTAATTATG atagcCAAAAGAGACGTAAAAGAAGCAGCAGCTTAGTTGTGtcaaagaagaagaggaagctgCTGCCCTTCAATCCAACTGAAGACCCTTTGAGGAGAATGGAACAAATGGCATCACTGGCAACAGCATTAACAGCTACCAGGACAGAGTTCAGCAATGAGCTCACTTACATCCCTGGTATGGCTCCTAAGTCTGCAAATCGAGCAGTTCTTGAGCATGGAGGAATGCAG GTTTTATCTAAAGAAGACACTGAAACCTTAAATTTATGCAAAAGCATGATGGGAAGAGGAGAATGGCCACCTCTTATGGTTGTTTTTGATCCTAAAGAAGG GTTCACAGTTGAGGCAGATAGATTCATAAAAGATCTAACAATAATAACAGAGTATGTTGGAGATGTTGATTACTTGAAGAACAGAGAAAACGATGAAGGGGATAGCATGATGACCCTCATTTCTGCCAATGAGCCTTTAAGAAGCCTTGTCATCTGTCCTGACAAGCGTGGTAACATTGCCCGTTTCATCAATGGAATCAACAATCACACGCC GGATGGTaagaagaagcagaatgtcAAGTGTGTGAGGTTTGAAGTCAACGGCGAGTGTCGGGTTTTACTGATAGCAAGCAGAGACATACCAAAGGGAGAAAGATTGTATTATGACTACAATGGATATGAGAATGAATACCCAACTCAACACTTTGTCTAA
- the LOC117933442 gene encoding uncharacterized protein LOC117933442 produces MDPEIHWVASIDSPEFTLLTQSLTQSSLIGLDAEWKPIRTQQSSFPTVSLLQLACQLGPRLGPDSAKSLVFLLDLSAIPLSSIYELLRDVFVSPDVLKLGFRFKQDLIYLSSTFCSQGCDPGFDRVEPFLDITSIYNYLQHKSLGRRIPKETKSLASICKELLGISLSKELQCSDWSHRPLTEEQKTYAATDAHCLLEIFNIFHFKVAEKGNSFCSATEQRFSNVDRGLKQILENPDICHKLLRSKFFDAVDIVRATTSEFPQRKATLEEVVSWSSCRNTIPMDDSLFSIVRKYGERILLKESDRKPKTKKKGKKQSSAVCKEKQIEIFDEWCSPPPWDLTLGGDGCPKFLCDVMVEGLAKHLRCVGIDAAIPYSKKPESRELIDQARKENRVLLTRDSKLLRHEYLIKNQIYRVKNLLKNEQLLEVIETFQLKICEDQLMSRCTKCNGRFIQKPLTAEEASEAAKGFQVIPNCLFDSNLEFWQCMDCNQLYWEGTQYHNAVQKFINVCKLNE; encoded by the exons ATGGATCCCGAAATTCACTGGGTCGCCTCGATCGACTCGCCCGAGTTCACCCTCCTGACTCAGTCCCTAACTCAATCCTCACTCATCGGACTCGACGCCGAGTGGAAGCCCATTCGCACCCAGCAGTCCTCTTTTCCCACCGTGTCCCTCCTCCAACTCGCGTGCCAACTCGGTCCTCGACTCGGTCCCGACTCGGCTAAGTCCCTGGTTTTTCTACTCGACCTCTCGGCGATTCCTCTTTCCTCGATCTACGAGCTGCTGAGAGACGTGTTCGTTTCACCCGATGTTTTGAAATTAGGGTTTCGGTTTAAGCaggatttgatttatttgtctTCCACCTTTTGCTCTCAAGGTTGTGATCCCGGATTTGATAGG GTGGAACCCTTTTTAGATATCACAAGCATATACAATTATCTGCAACATAAGAGCCTGGGAAGAAGGATACCAAAGGAAACCAAGAGCTTGGCTTCTATCTGCAAAGAGTTGTTGGGCATTTCTCTCTCAAAG gAACTTCAATGTAGTGATTGGTCGCACCGTCCACTTACAGAAGAGCAGAAAACATATGCAGCTACAGATGCACACTGCTTGCTTGAAATATTCAACATCTTCCACTTCAAAGTTGCTGAAAAAG GAAATTCTTTTTGTAGTGCCACTGAACAGCGTTTCTCAAATGTGGATCGCGGGTTGAAACAGATTCTTGAGAATCCTGATATTTGTCATAAACTTCTGAGGAGCAAGTTTTTTGATGCTGTAGATATAGTTCGAGCTACTACATCTGAATTTCCTCAGAGAAAAGCTACTTTAGAGGAAGTTGTTTCATGGTCATCATGCAGAAATACCATCCCTATGGATGATTCCCTCTTTAGCATTGTTAGGAAATATGGTGAAAGAATTTTGTTGAAGGAATCTGACAGAAAGCCTAAAACCaagaagaaagggaaaaaacaatCTTCAGCAGTTTGCAAAGAGAAGCAAATAGAAATTTTTGATGAGTGGTGTAGCCCCCCACCATGGGATTTGACCTTGGGGGGAGATGGATGCCCTAAGTTTCTATGTGATGTGATG GTGGAAGGCTTAGCAAAGCATTTACGATGTGTTGGGATAGATGCTGCAATACCATATTCAAAAAAACCTGAATCTAG GGAGTTAATTGATCAAGCACGGAAAGAGAATAGGGTGCTCTTGACGCGAGATTCCAAGCTATTGAGACAtgagtatttgataaaaaatcaaatatataggGTGAAGAATCTTCTCAAAAATGAACAGCTACTTGAG GTAATCGAAACATTCCAATTGAAAATTTGCGAGGATCAGCTAATGTCAAGGTGCACCAAATGCAATGGGAGGTTTATCCAAAAGCCGCTAACAGCAGAAGAGGCCAGTGAAGCTGCAAAAGGTTTCCAAGTAATTCCCAACTGCTTGTTTGACTCAAATCTAGAATTTTGGCAGTGCATGGACTGCAACCAACTTTACTGGGAG GGAACCCAATATCACAACGCAGTCCAGAAGTTCATCAACGTCTGCAAGTTGAATGAGTAG